The following are encoded in a window of Caldicellulosiruptor danielii genomic DNA:
- a CDS encoding prepilin-type N-terminal cleavage/methylation domain-containing protein — protein sequence MMAWLVKQVNSKHKGFTLIEMVIVVAIIAILIAIAVPQVLKQINKSKIEADKANAKNIATAIQQWVSEGNVLNDTGNNWVTIKDKDPVSTGNGIVDYLGSGLPKTKLKNGDFYYKYDATNQVLRIGAENSNGTVVELYPSPDPSYK from the coding sequence ATGATGGCTTGGCTTGTAAAGCAGGTTAACAGCAAACACAAAGGTTTTACATTGATTGAGATGGTTATAGTTGTTGCTATAATTGCAATCTTGATTGCTATTGCAGTGCCTCAGGTATTAAAACAGATAAACAAGTCAAAAATTGAAGCTGACAAGGCAAATGCAAAGAATATTGCTACAGCTATTCAGCAATGGGTTTCAGAAGGAAATGTGTTGAATGATACAGGTAATAACTGGGTGACAATAAAAGATAAGGACCCTGTTAGCACTGGTAACGGTATTGTAGATTACCTGGGCAGTGGACTTCCAAAGACAAAGTTAAAAAATGGAGATTTTTATTATAAATATGATGCGACTAATCAAGTATTAAGAATTGGTGCTGAAAATTCTAATGGTACTGTTGTAGAGCTTTATCCATCTCCTGATCCAAGCTACAAATAA
- a CDS encoding type II secretion system protein, whose product MRRKGFTLIELVVVVAILGVIVAIATPQVLRNINKARRAADIQNARHIAYAFYLFEQESGQNLKVLIPDSNFHKIDSDVVTLSAPYSLKLSDYISGGLPRPIYRRSYCFYYKLDTVLKVYSGDGTDFYELFPNVDPNY is encoded by the coding sequence TTGAGAAGAAAAGGATTTACGTTGATTGAGCTGGTAGTAGTGGTTGCTATCTTAGGGGTAATTGTTGCAATAGCCACACCGCAGGTTTTGAGAAATATAAATAAGGCAAGAAGGGCAGCCGATATACAAAATGCAAGGCATATTGCATATGCTTTTTACCTTTTCGAGCAAGAGAGTGGGCAAAATTTAAAGGTGCTGATACCTGATAGCAATTTTCATAAAATTGACTCAGATGTTGTAACTTTAAGTGCTCCCTATAGTCTTAAGCTGAGTGATTATATTTCAGGAGGCTTGCCAAGACCAATTTACCGGCGTTCCTACTGTTTCTACTATAAACTTGATACTGTACTAAAAGTTTATAGTGGTGATGGAACAGACTTTTATGAGCTTTTTCCAAATGTTGATCCTAATTACTAA